In Mytilus trossulus isolate FHL-02 chromosome 6, PNRI_Mtr1.1.1.hap1, whole genome shotgun sequence, a single window of DNA contains:
- the LOC134722907 gene encoding uncharacterized protein LOC134722907 has protein sequence MAHILNCILVVFIFGTSMVNGQDPVVPGPVVPAPVAGAGVTATLPSGSNSYAKDAVILYSRILCPDNNYNAGKYKATVAGNYLVSVTMMSGTVAAHTTLRKNGAIYVWLYTGNRYDMATQTVCMQLAVDDEIWVQMTNAASILFDVYNTFTVVKLP, from the exons ATGGCTCATATTTTGAACTGCATCTTGGTTGTGTTCATCTTTGGTACAAGTATGGTTAATGGTCAGGACCCAGTTGTACCGGGCCCAGTAGTACCGGCCCCAGTAGCAGGAG CGGGAGTAACAGCGACACTACCCAGTGGTTCGAATTCATATGCGAAAGATGCAGTAATCTTATACAGCCGAATTCTTTGTCCGGATAATAATTATAATGCTGGAAAATATAAAGCTACCGTGGCTGGTAATTACTTGGTGTCTGTTACCATGATGTCAGGTACTGTTGCCGCTCACACGACTCTTAGGAAGAATGGAGCTATTTATGTGTGGCTATATACTGGTAACCGATATGATATGGCAACCCAAACTGTCTGCATGCAACTGGCAGTGGATGATGAGATTTGGGTACAGATGACCAACGCGGCATCGATTCTCTTTGATGTTTATAACACTTTCACTGTAGTTAAGTTACCTTGA